A genome region from Thermococcus gorgonarius includes the following:
- a CDS encoding protein translocase subunit SecF — MATKKSKRKAPSSRGIMNQKQKRLAFLVDIEPKKMILYPLVVFVLALLLLAVHPPDRGIDLKGGVVVTVYNVDASPDELASYLTDKTGIELHAERFHDPINGITGIRVYAPADANPDLISDLIKARYPNADVTPRVVDPTFGKIAQRQGIKAVAYAFIGMAIVVFLFFRDLLPSGTIIFSAFSDMVIALAVMGILGVKLTTATIAALLMLIGYTVDSNILLTTRLLRRKEDTVEDAYLSAVSTGFTMSTTTLGALIVLWLVSTSDVIDSITIVLIFGLLADFMNTWILNAGVLRWYIASPYRFSIKLRRGS, encoded by the coding sequence ATGGCAACTAAAAAATCAAAGAGGAAAGCTCCCTCCAGTAGAGGGATTATGAATCAGAAGCAAAAAAGACTTGCATTCCTTGTCGATATTGAACCAAAGAAAATGATTCTCTATCCTCTTGTGGTGTTCGTTCTTGCGCTTCTCCTTTTGGCCGTACATCCCCCTGACAGGGGCATCGACCTCAAGGGCGGAGTTGTTGTAACGGTTTACAATGTTGATGCTTCACCCGATGAGCTCGCCTCATATCTGACGGATAAGACGGGAATTGAACTCCACGCTGAAAGGTTCCACGACCCGATAAACGGGATAACTGGAATAAGGGTATACGCTCCGGCCGATGCAAATCCAGATCTTATCTCGGATTTAATCAAGGCCAGGTATCCCAATGCTGACGTTACTCCAAGGGTGGTTGATCCGACCTTTGGCAAGATTGCACAGAGGCAGGGAATAAAGGCGGTGGCATATGCTTTTATTGGCATGGCCATCGTGGTCTTCCTGTTCTTCAGGGACCTCCTACCCTCGGGAACGATAATCTTTTCAGCGTTCTCGGATATGGTGATAGCCCTCGCCGTCATGGGCATTCTGGGTGTAAAACTGACAACCGCAACAATAGCGGCACTGCTCATGCTCATAGGGTACACCGTTGACAGCAACATTCTTCTAACGACCAGACTTCTAAGGAGAAAGGAGGACACGGTTGAAGACGCCTACCTCTCGGCTGTTTCCACCGGCTTTACGATGAGTACGACAACCCTCGGTGCCCTCATAGTGCTGTGGCTCGTCTCAACTTCGGACGTAATAGATAGCATAACGATAGTCCTCATATTCGGCCTCCTCGCGGACTTTATGAACACGTGGATATTAAACGCCGGTGTGCTGAGATGGTATATAGCGAGTCCTTACAGGTTCTCAATAAAGCTCAGGAGGGGTAGCTGA
- the speD gene encoding adenosylmethionine decarboxylase, translating to MSEIETIGFHYVVEAAGCDPEVLGNADKIRQIFLEAAKVGNMEVKSSYFFKFSPTGVSGVVIVAESHISVHTWPEKGYAALDVYTCGTKANPEKAVDYILEQFKAKYAHVSEIKRGIEEDDGTFTHMIMTWEESLKRNNGEG from the coding sequence ATGAGCGAGATAGAGACGATCGGGTTTCACTACGTGGTTGAAGCGGCCGGTTGCGATCCCGAAGTTCTCGGTAACGCTGACAAGATAAGACAGATATTCCTTGAGGCAGCGAAAGTAGGCAATATGGAAGTCAAATCGAGTTATTTCTTCAAGTTCTCACCGACCGGCGTTAGTGGAGTTGTTATCGTGGCCGAAAGCCACATCTCAGTCCACACCTGGCCGGAGAAAGGTTACGCCGCTCTGGACGTCTACACCTGCGGAACCAAGGCCAATCCTGAGAAGGCCGTTGACTATATCCTCGAGCAGTTCAAGGCCAAGTACGCCCACGTAAGCGAGATAAAGCGCGGAATCGAGGAAGACGACGGAACCTTTACCCACATGATAATGACCTGGGAAGAGAGCCTAAAAAGGAACAACGGAGAGGGTTGA
- a CDS encoding HTH domain-containing protein, translating to MEVPLNPIGREEIHRLESILLFATLFRPEVIELIKDPAERLTWVDSLAVAAGAIAREKAGMTISEIAEELGRTEQTIRKHLKGETKAGQLVRETYELIKQGKLDELVKNVEILAKGGQLVAMEEYEKLKKEKEELEAKVRELEEKVKALEEENRTLKVKIDNVRKILADTLERVKEIEKLL from the coding sequence GTGGAGGTTCCACTGAACCCGATTGGAAGGGAGGAGATACACAGGCTCGAGAGCATACTCCTCTTCGCGACGCTCTTCAGGCCGGAGGTCATAGAGCTGATAAAGGACCCGGCCGAGAGGCTCACCTGGGTTGACAGCTTAGCGGTTGCCGCTGGAGCCATAGCCAGAGAAAAGGCCGGCATGACAATCAGCGAGATAGCTGAAGAGCTCGGCAGGACTGAACAGACTATTAGAAAGCACCTCAAGGGCGAGACGAAAGCGGGCCAGCTCGTCAGGGAGACCTACGAGCTCATTAAGCAGGGCAAGCTCGACGAACTGGTTAAGAACGTCGAAATTCTAGCTAAAGGTGGCCAGCTCGTTGCGATGGAGGAGTACGAGAAGCTCAAGAAGGAGAAGGAGGAACTTGAGGCCAAAGTCAGGGAACTGGAAGAAAAGGTTAAAGCTCTGGAAGAGGAAAACCGCACGCTTAAGGTTAAGATCGACAACGTTAGAAAGATTCTGGCCGACACGCTTGAGAGGGTGAAAGAAATAGAGAAGCTCCTCTGA
- a CDS encoding KaiC domain-containing protein yields the protein MIRRVKTGIPGMDEILHGGIPERNVVLLSGGPGTGKSIFSQQFLWNGLQMGEPGIYVALEEHPVQVRQNMAQFGWDVRKYEEEGLFAMVDAFTAGIGKSKEYEKYIVHDLTDLREFIDVLRTAVKDIGAKRLVVDSVTTLYINKPAMARSIVMQLKRVLAGLGVTSIFVSQISVGERGFGGPGVEHGVDGIIRLDLDEIDGELKRSLIVWKMRGTSHSMRRHPFEITDRGIIVHHDKVLKRGGIVEIE from the coding sequence ATGATCAGAAGGGTGAAGACGGGCATCCCTGGAATGGACGAGATACTGCACGGGGGGATCCCGGAGCGAAACGTCGTCCTGCTCAGCGGTGGGCCTGGAACGGGAAAGAGCATATTCTCCCAGCAGTTCCTGTGGAACGGCCTCCAGATGGGTGAGCCCGGAATATACGTGGCCCTGGAGGAGCACCCCGTTCAAGTGAGACAGAACATGGCCCAGTTCGGCTGGGACGTTAGGAAGTACGAGGAAGAGGGACTTTTCGCTATGGTTGATGCATTCACAGCAGGAATCGGCAAGAGCAAGGAGTACGAAAAGTACATAGTCCACGACTTAACGGACCTTAGGGAGTTCATAGACGTTCTAAGGACGGCCGTGAAGGACATTGGAGCTAAGAGGTTAGTCGTCGACTCTGTAACGACCCTCTACATAAACAAGCCTGCAATGGCGAGGAGCATAGTCATGCAGTTAAAGAGGGTTCTCGCTGGACTTGGCGTCACGAGCATTTTCGTCAGCCAGATAAGCGTCGGCGAGCGTGGTTTCGGTGGGCCTGGAGTTGAGCACGGCGTCGATGGAATAATCCGCCTTGACCTCGATGAGATAGACGGCGAGCTCAAGCGCTCGCTGATAGTCTGGAAGATGCGCGGGACGAGCCACAGCATGAGGAGGCACCCCTTCGAGATAACCGACAGGGGGATAATCGTCCACCACGACAAGGTTCTGAAGAGAGGTGGTATTGTCGAAATCGAGTGA
- a CDS encoding PUA domain-containing protein: protein MSEVLRYRRASAWEYDLILREAEKYGELKHHTFAVVEGRFRDVYAVNERVWREIEGLKMKPYAYGTFVGTIKVDNLVEKFYPNVEFFYFVDVQKNYAVLTHKAGFLFTTGKDVPRSGVREYNWQGTKKLVIYDENGIILGIGRINPESRKKFILNVTDIGEFLRRNR from the coding sequence ATGAGTGAGGTTCTCCGCTACCGCCGCGCCTCTGCCTGGGAGTACGACCTAATCCTCCGCGAGGCCGAGAAGTACGGCGAGCTTAAGCACCACACATTCGCGGTGGTTGAGGGCAGGTTCAGGGACGTCTACGCGGTAAACGAGAGAGTCTGGCGGGAGATAGAGGGCCTCAAAATGAAGCCCTACGCCTACGGTACCTTCGTTGGCACGATAAAAGTTGACAACCTCGTTGAGAAGTTCTACCCCAACGTTGAGTTCTTCTACTTCGTTGATGTTCAGAAGAACTACGCAGTCCTAACTCACAAGGCGGGCTTTCTTTTCACGACCGGAAAGGACGTACCGAGAAGCGGCGTTAGGGAGTATAACTGGCAGGGCACCAAGAAGCTCGTAATTTATGACGAGAACGGAATAATCCTTGGCATAGGCAGGATAAACCCTGAGAGCAGGAAAAAGTTCATTCTCAACGTCACCGACATCGGGGAGTTCCTTAGGAGAAACCGCTGA
- a CDS encoding YkgJ family cysteine cluster protein, with product MRFKPRPFTKPVPFKCLYCLDCCRGRHVYLTLKDIEKIAGEGHDPQDFVTFSIEGGKLRFVLSVREWDLGCVFHDPETGKCRIHPVRPLICRIYPFMVSRKPLGVEGEKPFEYKGEKLWLYYDESCPGINAEEPETMISPEEIAELGIEFERKLERTDMGGFAELIERLEGDGDE from the coding sequence ATGCGCTTCAAACCCAGACCATTCACCAAGCCCGTGCCGTTCAAATGCCTCTACTGCCTCGACTGCTGTCGTGGAAGGCACGTCTATCTAACGCTGAAGGACATTGAGAAGATTGCAGGAGAAGGCCATGACCCGCAGGACTTCGTTACGTTCTCGATTGAAGGGGGTAAACTCCGCTTCGTCCTCAGCGTGAGGGAGTGGGACCTCGGCTGCGTCTTCCACGACCCTGAAACTGGGAAGTGCAGGATTCACCCGGTGAGGCCACTCATATGCCGGATTTATCCCTTCATGGTCTCCCGGAAACCGCTCGGCGTCGAGGGGGAGAAACCCTTTGAGTATAAAGGCGAAAAGCTCTGGCTCTACTACGATGAAAGCTGTCCGGGGATAAACGCCGAAGAGCCGGAAACGATGATAAGCCCGGAGGAGATAGCCGAACTCGGCATCGAGTTCGAGAGAAAGCTCGAGAGGACGGACATGGGAGGTTTTGCGGAGCTGATAGAGCGGCTTGAAGGGGATGGCGATGAGTGA
- a CDS encoding tRNA uridine(34) 5-carboxymethylaminomethyl modification radical SAM/GNAT enzyme Elp3 has translation MYDKDFKKAVEEIARAVLSGEIKSREELNRYKIVVSRKYHLSKIPGNSDILKAIPEEERERFRELLKRKPTRTISGVAVVAMMTKPFPCPHGRCIYCPGGPAIGSPQSYTGKEPSALRAVQSAYHPYIIMMRRLKQLTDIGHDVDKVEVIIQGGTFPAVDLDYQEWYIKCAFKAMNDFPYFKDIENLEEKLIRLIVKKDESVFEEDPKFREAWERTHRKPYYYLEDEQRKNEKAKVRMVGLTIETRPDWAFERQIDRMLRFGTTRVELGVQTIFNFIHERTKRGHGVEEIVKATQLLRDAGLKINYHIMPGLPGSNFERDLYTFRTIFEDPRFRPDMLKIYPTLVTADAPLYAWYKAGKYRPYTTEEAVELLVEAYKYFPKWVRVMRIQRDIPAKLIVAGVKHSNLGQLVFNELIKRGIRPREIRFREVGHQMQKFGVEPEMEHIKLLREDYDAAGGREIFLSFEDVKNDILIGFLRLRIPSEKAHRKEINCCPSAIVRELHVYGPLVPIGEKPKYEWQHRGYGRELLSEAERIAREEFDVKKMLVISGVGVREYYRKFGYRKNGPYVAKRLDKSYADYKKSKEFDAHLNT, from the coding sequence ATGTACGATAAGGACTTCAAAAAGGCAGTTGAGGAGATAGCGAGGGCTGTCCTGTCTGGCGAGATAAAGAGCAGAGAAGAGCTCAACCGCTATAAGATAGTCGTCTCCCGGAAGTATCATCTCTCCAAGATTCCTGGTAACTCGGACATACTCAAGGCCATTCCAGAGGAGGAGCGCGAGCGCTTTAGGGAGCTCCTCAAGAGGAAGCCCACCAGAACCATAAGCGGTGTCGCCGTCGTCGCCATGATGACCAAACCCTTCCCCTGTCCACACGGCAGGTGTATCTACTGCCCCGGCGGGCCGGCCATTGGTTCTCCACAGAGCTACACGGGGAAAGAACCTTCAGCTTTAAGGGCAGTTCAGAGTGCCTATCATCCATACATCATCATGATGCGCAGGTTAAAGCAGCTCACCGACATCGGTCATGACGTTGACAAGGTTGAGGTGATAATCCAGGGAGGAACGTTTCCAGCCGTTGACCTTGATTATCAGGAGTGGTACATCAAATGCGCCTTCAAGGCGATGAACGACTTCCCATACTTCAAAGACATCGAGAACCTTGAGGAGAAGCTCATACGGCTGATTGTTAAGAAAGACGAGTCCGTTTTCGAGGAAGACCCAAAGTTCAGGGAAGCATGGGAGAGAACCCACAGGAAGCCCTACTACTATCTTGAAGACGAGCAAAGGAAGAACGAGAAAGCCAAAGTCAGGATGGTTGGTTTAACGATAGAGACGAGACCTGACTGGGCCTTCGAGAGGCAGATAGACAGGATGCTCCGCTTTGGAACCACAAGGGTTGAGCTGGGTGTTCAAACGATTTTCAACTTCATCCACGAGAGAACGAAGAGAGGTCACGGAGTTGAGGAGATAGTTAAGGCCACCCAGCTTTTGAGGGACGCTGGTCTTAAAATCAACTACCACATAATGCCCGGTTTGCCCGGGAGCAACTTCGAAAGGGACCTCTACACCTTCAGGACGATATTCGAAGATCCCCGCTTCAGGCCCGACATGCTCAAGATTTACCCGACGCTTGTGACTGCTGATGCACCCCTTTACGCGTGGTACAAGGCCGGAAAATACCGTCCCTATACAACGGAAGAGGCCGTTGAGCTTCTCGTCGAGGCCTACAAGTACTTCCCCAAGTGGGTTAGGGTGATGAGAATCCAGCGCGACATCCCGGCAAAGCTCATAGTTGCGGGCGTGAAGCACTCGAACCTTGGCCAGCTCGTCTTCAACGAGCTGATTAAGCGCGGCATAAGGCCGAGGGAGATTCGCTTCAGGGAAGTGGGCCACCAGATGCAGAAGTTTGGAGTTGAGCCTGAAATGGAGCACATAAAGCTCCTTCGCGAGGATTACGATGCCGCTGGCGGAAGGGAAATCTTCCTCAGCTTCGAAGACGTCAAAAACGACATCCTCATTGGCTTTCTCCGCCTGAGAATTCCGAGCGAAAAGGCCCACAGGAAGGAGATAAACTGCTGTCCCTCGGCTATAGTCAGGGAGCTCCACGTCTACGGCCCCCTCGTGCCCATAGGGGAGAAACCAAAATACGAGTGGCAGCACAGAGGCTACGGCAGGGAGCTTTTGAGCGAGGCAGAGAGGATAGCCAGAGAGGAGTTTGACGTGAAGAAGATGCTCGTCATAAGCGGTGTTGGTGTAAGGGAGTACTATCGTAAGTTCGGTTACCGTAAGAACGGCCCCTACGTTGCCAAAAGGCTCGATAAGAGCTACGCTGACTACAAAAAGAGCAAAGAGTTTGATGCCCACCTCAATACCTGA
- a CDS encoding Nif3-like dinuclear metal center hexameric protein: MNRDELVAFLDEYLNISAYPDKSSNGLQVEGKEEVERVAFAVDTTLKTIERAAKGKADMLIVHHGMIWGGLNYITGVHYRRLKTLFESGINLYVAHLPLDAHPEVGNNVGLLRLLDLEPKGPFGEYKGLSIGFWGEFNEPQPIEKVAQVIAEKLDSTVKTYKFGEREIKTVGAVSGAGAFALEEAWRKGIDLLITGEFGHADYLTAMDLPQSVLVAGHYKTETLGVKALMGLLKEKFELDVFFIDEPTGL, encoded by the coding sequence ATGAACCGCGACGAACTCGTTGCCTTTCTTGATGAGTACCTAAACATCTCGGCCTACCCGGACAAGTCCAGTAACGGCCTCCAAGTAGAGGGGAAGGAGGAAGTCGAGAGGGTCGCTTTTGCCGTTGACACAACGCTGAAAACCATCGAGAGGGCCGCAAAGGGAAAAGCCGACATGCTGATCGTCCACCACGGAATGATATGGGGCGGATTGAACTACATCACTGGAGTGCACTACAGGCGTTTAAAGACACTCTTCGAGAGCGGGATAAACCTCTACGTCGCCCATCTTCCGTTGGATGCCCATCCGGAGGTCGGGAACAACGTTGGGCTCTTGAGGCTTCTAGACCTCGAACCGAAGGGCCCCTTCGGGGAGTACAAGGGGCTCTCTATAGGCTTCTGGGGCGAGTTCAACGAGCCTCAGCCAATTGAGAAGGTAGCGCAGGTAATAGCGGAGAAGCTCGACTCGACTGTTAAGACATATAAATTCGGGGAGAGGGAGATAAAGACCGTTGGAGCGGTAAGTGGTGCAGGGGCCTTTGCCCTCGAAGAGGCGTGGAGGAAGGGGATTGACTTACTCATAACCGGAGAGTTCGGTCACGCGGATTACCTGACGGCGATGGACCTTCCGCAGAGCGTCCTCGTTGCGGGTCACTACAAGACTGAGACGCTGGGAGTTAAGGCCCTGATGGGGCTTTTGAAGGAAAAGTTTGAGCTTGACGTCTTCTTCATAGACGAGCCGACAGGACTTTGA
- the coaD gene encoding phosphopantetheine adenylyltransferase has protein sequence MVRKPYRKVVVGGTFDRLHLGHKALLRKAFEVGKYVYVGLTSDEMIRNKPYAEKILPYELRLRDLIKFFEVNGYSNYRIIKINSAIGFADRMKSLEAIVVSEETYKGALVVNKAREERGLPPLDIITIGLVRSRIGPKISSSLIRAGLIDPFGNPLKK, from the coding sequence ATGGTGAGAAAGCCCTACAGAAAGGTAGTGGTTGGGGGCACTTTTGACAGGCTCCACCTTGGCCATAAAGCCCTTCTGAGGAAGGCGTTTGAAGTGGGAAAATACGTATACGTCGGACTCACCTCGGACGAGATGATAAGGAACAAGCCCTACGCAGAGAAGATCCTCCCCTATGAGCTCCGTCTCAGGGATCTGATAAAGTTCTTTGAGGTCAACGGCTACTCCAACTACCGCATTATAAAGATTAACAGTGCCATCGGTTTTGCCGACAGGATGAAAAGCCTTGAGGCCATAGTCGTTAGTGAAGAGACCTACAAGGGCGCTCTGGTAGTTAACAAGGCAAGGGAAGAGAGGGGTTTGCCACCCCTTGATATAATAACCATCGGGCTCGTGAGGAGCAGGATCGGGCCCAAAATAAGTTCTTCCCTTATACGGGCCGGTCTTATAGATCCCTTCGGAAATCCACTGAAAAAGTAA
- a CDS encoding DUF835 domain-containing protein, translating to MSLRVPLWKVVYDVILLLAITYIWWFFFKRRRIYVSGLRFFVNRASLFLFFGVLGNMLDLIADFYPVPYDYYLIEAFYGVSIIGSIYTMIAYVLTLERSYIPVVIPSDLEGRKDSLKSNPLAGSYIILGSRGKVFDLLEILKDLSEPTLVFTRNPDLYSDLGDFVVPVWVTQIYGKGIPPTALHVMQDEAIRFISEKNGSIVVIDCLEYLLIYNDFPAVFKFLINLKDIIVSSRKALIVFVDENALDEKQKALLLREFEPL from the coding sequence ATGAGCCTTAGGGTGCCCCTGTGGAAGGTGGTGTATGATGTAATACTCCTTTTGGCGATAACGTACATATGGTGGTTTTTCTTCAAGCGTAGGCGTATCTATGTATCCGGACTGAGGTTTTTCGTTAATAGAGCCTCTCTATTCCTGTTTTTTGGTGTCTTGGGCAATATGCTTGATCTCATTGCTGATTTTTATCCAGTTCCGTATGATTATTATCTTATTGAGGCCTTCTACGGGGTCTCAATAATTGGATCCATCTACACTATGATAGCCTATGTTCTGACACTTGAGAGATCGTACATTCCAGTTGTTATCCCCTCTGATTTGGAAGGACGGAAAGATAGCTTAAAGTCAAACCCCTTGGCTGGTTCTTATATAATCCTGGGATCCAGGGGAAAAGTGTTTGACCTTCTTGAAATTCTTAAGGATCTCAGCGAGCCAACGCTGGTTTTTACCAGGAATCCAGACCTCTATAGTGATCTTGGGGACTTTGTTGTCCCCGTGTGGGTAACCCAGATATATGGAAAAGGGATTCCCCCCACTGCCCTTCATGTTATGCAGGACGAGGCGATAAGATTTATCTCGGAGAAAAATGGCTCCATAGTGGTTATAGATTGTCTGGAATATCTCCTAATCTACAACGACTTTCCGGCAGTCTTCAAGTTCCTGATCAACCTTAAGGACATTATCGTCTCAAGCAGGAAAGCCCTTATAGTTTTCGTAGACGAGAACGCCCTAGATGAGAAACAGAAAGCGCTACTCCTCAGGGAGTTTGAGCCCCTGTGA
- a CDS encoding bifunctional N(6)-L-threonylcarbamoyladenine synthase/serine/threonine protein kinase — translation MIALGIEGTAHTLGIGIVTEKKVLANVFDTLTTEKGGIHPKEAAEHHARLLKPLLRKALETAGITMDDVDVIAFSQGPGLGPALRVVATAARALAIKYNKPIVGVNHCIAHVEITKMFGVKDPVGLYVSGGNTQVLALEGGRYRVFGETLDIGIGNAIDTFARELGIGFPGGPKIEKLAQRGERYIELPYAVKGMDLSFSGLLTEAVRKYRTGKYRVEDLAYSFQETAFAALVEVTERAVAHTGKEEVVLVGGVAANNRLREMLKTMAEDRGIEFFVPPYDLCRDNGAMIAYTGLRMYRGGVRFKIEDTVVKQKFRTDEVEVIWE, via the coding sequence ATGATAGCTCTAGGCATAGAAGGTACAGCTCACACCCTCGGCATCGGGATCGTTACCGAAAAGAAAGTCCTCGCCAACGTATTCGATACTCTCACCACTGAAAAGGGTGGTATTCACCCGAAAGAGGCCGCTGAGCACCACGCGCGCCTTTTGAAGCCCCTTCTGAGGAAGGCACTTGAGACAGCTGGGATAACGATGGACGACGTTGATGTGATAGCCTTCTCCCAGGGGCCGGGTCTTGGCCCTGCACTTCGGGTTGTCGCTACGGCGGCAAGGGCGCTGGCAATAAAATACAACAAGCCGATAGTTGGAGTAAACCACTGCATCGCCCACGTTGAGATAACCAAGATGTTCGGCGTCAAAGACCCCGTTGGTCTCTACGTGAGCGGCGGCAACACACAGGTTCTTGCCCTTGAGGGCGGCCGCTACCGCGTCTTCGGCGAGACGCTCGATATAGGCATAGGCAACGCGATAGACACCTTTGCCCGGGAGCTGGGAATAGGCTTTCCAGGAGGCCCAAAGATAGAGAAGCTCGCCCAGAGGGGAGAGCGCTACATTGAACTTCCTTACGCGGTGAAGGGGATGGATTTGAGCTTCTCCGGTCTCCTAACCGAGGCTGTCAGGAAGTACAGAACCGGGAAGTACCGCGTCGAGGATCTGGCTTACTCATTCCAGGAGACCGCCTTTGCGGCTTTGGTGGAGGTTACCGAGAGAGCTGTAGCACACACCGGCAAGGAAGAGGTAGTCCTCGTGGGAGGCGTTGCAGCCAACAACAGGCTCAGGGAAATGCTCAAAACAATGGCCGAAGACAGGGGGATCGAGTTTTTCGTCCCACCCTACGACCTATGCCGGGACAATGGGGCCATGATAGCCTATACCGGCCTGAGGATGTACCGCGGTGGCGTAAGGTTTAAAATAGAGGATACCGTTGTGAAACAGAAGTTCCGCACCGATGAGGTTGAGGTTATATGGGAGTAA
- the hflX gene encoding GTPase HflX, producing MRVIGVIRNSRRERLSREEFEELLESAGYEVLAILEQNREEHPRYNIGRGKLEELKRLVEDLRPDKVVFANKLTPSQAYNLWKELRVDVIDRWQLVLEIFEKRAHSKEAKLQVELASLQYEVPLVKEAIRRIKLGDRAGFKGMGEYQTQQYLKHIRYRMGKIRKELEKVRADREVKRKRREEMGFILVALVGYTNAGKSTLLNALAGEEVEARQQMFTTLATTTRRFKLGRKRALVTDTVGFIDNLPPFIVEAFHSTLEEITRADIIVLVLDASEPWAEVRRKVLASLRVLRELKAPDKPMIIALNKIDLVEEEDAEEKARLLGKLLEEVAPNVRAIVKISAKEGRLEELYRALEESIPELPKYRAFRVVIPPTEDAGKVISTIEAIGEVLDVQYGESTVVHALIQTGMIKELTKMNVRIEHLNESDKVEQLENGK from the coding sequence ATGCGTGTTATCGGTGTCATACGAAATTCGCGGCGTGAGAGGCTCAGCAGGGAGGAGTTCGAGGAGCTTTTGGAGAGTGCAGGGTATGAGGTTCTGGCGATACTTGAGCAGAATAGGGAAGAGCATCCGAGGTATAACATAGGCCGGGGAAAGCTTGAGGAGCTCAAAAGGCTCGTTGAAGATCTGAGGCCGGACAAAGTGGTCTTCGCCAACAAGCTCACCCCCAGTCAGGCTTACAACCTGTGGAAAGAGCTCAGGGTTGACGTCATCGACCGCTGGCAGCTCGTCCTTGAGATATTTGAGAAGAGGGCCCATTCCAAGGAAGCCAAGCTTCAGGTTGAGCTTGCCTCGCTCCAGTACGAAGTTCCCCTTGTGAAGGAGGCAATAAGAAGAATAAAGCTCGGTGACAGGGCGGGATTCAAGGGAATGGGTGAGTACCAAACTCAACAGTACCTGAAGCACATACGCTACAGAATGGGGAAGATAAGGAAAGAACTGGAAAAAGTCAGGGCGGACAGAGAAGTCAAGAGAAAAAGAAGGGAAGAAATGGGGTTTATTCTCGTGGCCCTGGTCGGTTACACCAACGCAGGCAAATCTACCCTGCTTAACGCCCTGGCGGGTGAAGAAGTCGAAGCCAGACAGCAGATGTTCACAACCCTGGCCACAACTACGAGGAGATTCAAACTCGGACGAAAAAGGGCCCTAGTAACGGACACGGTTGGCTTCATCGATAACCTTCCTCCCTTCATCGTCGAGGCCTTCCACTCAACCCTGGAGGAGATAACCCGGGCGGACATAATAGTCCTCGTTCTAGATGCGAGTGAGCCCTGGGCGGAGGTCAGAAGAAAAGTTCTGGCTTCACTCAGGGTTCTTAGGGAGCTTAAAGCCCCCGACAAGCCAATGATAATTGCCCTGAACAAGATAGACCTCGTGGAGGAGGAAGACGCCGAGGAGAAGGCGAGACTACTGGGAAAGCTCCTCGAAGAAGTTGCTCCAAACGTCAGGGCCATAGTTAAAATCTCGGCAAAGGAAGGCCGTCTCGAAGAACTCTATAGGGCACTTGAGGAATCGATTCCAGAGCTACCAAAGTACAGGGCATTTAGGGTCGTAATACCACCAACCGAGGACGCCGGGAAAGTCATCTCAACAATTGAGGCTATCGGAGAGGTTTTGGACGTTCAGTACGGGGAAAGCACCGTTGTCCACGCACTCATTCAGACTGGAATGATAAAAGAGCTCACAAAGATGAACGTCAGGATAGAACATCTAAACGAGTCCGACAAAGTGGAACAGCTGGAAAACGGCAAGTGA